A DNA window from Paenarthrobacter aurescens TC1 contains the following coding sequences:
- a CDS encoding putative Amidase (identified by match to protein family HMM PF01425), with protein sequence MKKAASLRDAGPFQSVSVTDLADNLRQGKVTSGELTERALNAAREFGPRINCFVTLDEKGARRAAEQADAELSSGCDRGPLHGVPVGVKDIISTAGLMTGMGSKHFAGHVPNTDAAVVTSLRSAGAVIIGKTHAHEFAYGPTGDIAVTGPALNPNDISRVTGGSSSGSAAAVAAGLLPIAIGTDTAGSVRIPASLCGVVGMRPTSGTVSPAGVFPLSRTLDVIGPMAGSVTDTALLWRAMVSRPDHTGVTGPWLPLRVPNSPTQSPLLRVGEVKCALTERVSYHQIEALQIAVSALVDSGAVTVEVPIPEVDECGRVHQAIQSAEAYALHQDRVESAPDLFDPEILRQLRAASEVSGWEYVLAMQTRDRLREQVLAKLSSIDLLVMPTVPIEAPLIGQRELQGENGWTSTREALKSMTVPWSLLDLPAINVPVVVNGAHMPCGVQLVGKPGCERQLLAAAAALELRLETG encoded by the coding sequence ATGAAAAAAGCTGCATCGCTTAGAGACGCTGGCCCATTTCAGAGCGTAAGTGTCACCGACCTTGCCGACAATCTCCGGCAGGGCAAGGTGACCTCCGGAGAACTTACAGAACGAGCACTTAACGCCGCTCGTGAATTCGGTCCACGGATAAATTGTTTCGTTACGTTGGATGAGAAGGGCGCAAGACGAGCTGCGGAACAAGCCGATGCGGAACTTTCCTCCGGGTGCGATCGTGGACCTTTGCACGGCGTTCCGGTAGGGGTCAAAGACATTATTTCCACTGCGGGCCTGATGACTGGCATGGGATCAAAGCACTTCGCGGGGCACGTCCCCAATACCGATGCAGCTGTCGTGACTTCGTTACGCAGCGCAGGAGCAGTAATCATTGGAAAAACACATGCCCACGAGTTCGCGTACGGACCGACTGGGGACATTGCCGTTACTGGTCCAGCCCTGAACCCGAACGACATCTCCCGAGTCACAGGCGGTTCAAGTAGTGGTTCTGCAGCTGCCGTCGCCGCGGGGCTGCTTCCAATAGCGATTGGCACCGATACAGCGGGCTCCGTACGTATTCCGGCCTCACTCTGTGGAGTCGTTGGAATGCGGCCGACCTCAGGCACGGTTAGTCCTGCGGGCGTCTTTCCACTGTCACGGACGTTAGACGTGATCGGCCCAATGGCAGGATCCGTCACAGACACCGCCCTTCTTTGGCGGGCGATGGTTTCCCGCCCAGACCATACAGGAGTTACCGGTCCTTGGCTGCCACTTCGCGTTCCCAACAGTCCTACGCAATCTCCTCTTCTACGCGTCGGCGAGGTTAAATGTGCACTAACAGAGCGCGTCTCATATCACCAGATTGAAGCACTTCAAATAGCAGTAAGTGCGTTGGTTGACTCCGGTGCGGTGACAGTCGAGGTCCCGATTCCTGAAGTTGATGAATGTGGACGGGTCCATCAAGCTATCCAGTCAGCCGAAGCCTATGCTCTGCACCAGGACCGCGTCGAGAGCGCCCCTGATCTTTTCGACCCAGAGATACTCCGACAGCTACGTGCGGCTTCCGAGGTCTCGGGCTGGGAATATGTCTTGGCGATGCAAACTCGTGATCGGCTTCGTGAACAGGTCTTAGCCAAACTGTCATCAATAGATCTCTTGGTTATGCCGACAGTTCCCATCGAGGCTCCCCTAATCGGTCAGCGGGAGCTGCAAGGCGAGAATGGTTGGACGAGCACTCGAGAGGCGCTCAAATCCATGACCGTACCGTGGAGTTTATTGGATTTGCCCGCAATCAACGTTCCCGTCGTGGTAAACGGCGCACACATGCCGTGCGGCGTTCAGCTCGTGGGTAAGCCAGGCTGCGAGCGACAGCTGCTGGCCGCCGCAGCCGCACTCGAGCTGCGCTTAGAAACCGGCTAG
- a CDS encoding hypothetical protein (identified by Glimmer2; putative), whose translation MAGDRDSFAQWAEDFARDPNRLPEAIQRIESVRAPLPGDRLRNLQYADVTEEGILVELVLHARAHDEYIVAAFEAYSRELGIELDTDRRLYAGGLCFLPAAASSVQLDALTHFAFLRAARPLSKMRHLMPIERAVQAGASNCPLPVEGPKRSDLRVAVFDGGLKPGTALDKWATSIDAPGVGESEAAYLEHGHSVTSALLFGSLEPGVEAEQPHATIDHYRVLDASSDGDPFELYDVLRRIDDVLSDKSYEFINLSLGPYSSVEDDDVHPWTAVLDAYLAEGKALAAIAVGNNGMPNADPAEQRIQVPADCVNGFAVGAADSTRDGWKRSAYSALGPGRSPGLVKPDALEFGGSNTEPFVVYSSSDDQTIAHTQGTSFASPAALRRAVAMRTHFGDRLSPLALKALLIHSAGDGGHERADVGWGRIPGALEDIMVCGDGEVRVVYQGELTPGRYLRAQIPMPDRGLSGKVKIAATFTYATLTDPQDPGNYTRSGLVVTFRPHDQKFAKDDALDPQSKPFFKKTAFDTEGTLRGDAQKWETVLNREQGFMAKSLRNPVFDIHYNARTNGGQAIGAERIRYALVVTVTSPRTPDLYDQVVRTYAGRLEALRPVIELPIQI comes from the coding sequence GTGGCGGGAGACCGCGACTCCTTTGCCCAGTGGGCTGAAGATTTTGCCCGGGATCCAAATCGTCTACCCGAAGCCATTCAGCGTATCGAGAGCGTGCGCGCGCCGCTTCCCGGTGACCGGTTACGAAATCTGCAATATGCTGACGTTACTGAGGAAGGCATCCTCGTTGAGCTCGTTCTTCATGCGCGTGCACACGATGAGTACATCGTTGCGGCTTTTGAGGCTTATTCCAGAGAACTCGGAATCGAATTAGACACAGATCGACGCTTATATGCAGGTGGGCTCTGTTTTCTGCCTGCCGCTGCCTCGAGTGTGCAACTCGATGCGCTGACGCATTTCGCATTCCTGCGTGCCGCGCGGCCGTTATCGAAGATGCGCCACCTCATGCCTATCGAGCGAGCTGTCCAGGCCGGAGCATCGAACTGTCCCTTGCCGGTTGAAGGCCCTAAGCGTTCCGATTTGCGCGTAGCGGTCTTCGATGGCGGTTTAAAACCAGGTACCGCTCTAGATAAATGGGCCACTTCTATTGATGCCCCAGGAGTTGGTGAATCAGAAGCCGCATACCTTGAGCATGGGCACTCCGTAACGTCGGCCTTGCTATTTGGATCTTTGGAACCGGGGGTTGAGGCAGAGCAGCCCCATGCAACCATTGACCACTATCGGGTCTTGGACGCATCTAGCGATGGCGACCCCTTCGAGCTTTATGACGTTCTCAGACGCATCGATGACGTCCTCAGCGACAAGAGCTACGAATTTATCAATCTGAGCCTTGGCCCTTACTCATCTGTGGAGGACGACGACGTTCACCCTTGGACAGCCGTGCTCGATGCCTACCTGGCTGAAGGGAAGGCACTAGCAGCGATCGCTGTGGGTAATAACGGCATGCCGAACGCAGATCCTGCCGAGCAGAGGATTCAAGTCCCTGCCGACTGCGTGAACGGGTTCGCAGTTGGCGCCGCGGACAGCACGAGAGACGGGTGGAAGCGATCCGCCTATAGCGCTCTCGGTCCCGGAAGGAGCCCAGGTCTCGTCAAGCCGGATGCTTTGGAATTTGGGGGCAGTAACACCGAACCCTTCGTTGTATATTCATCAAGCGACGACCAAACAATCGCGCATACACAGGGGACGTCATTCGCGTCGCCGGCAGCCTTGCGCCGTGCAGTTGCTATGCGGACGCACTTCGGCGATCGGCTAAGTCCGCTCGCTCTCAAGGCCTTATTGATCCATTCCGCTGGTGATGGGGGTCACGAGCGTGCGGATGTGGGTTGGGGCAGGATTCCGGGTGCGTTGGAGGACATCATGGTGTGCGGCGATGGAGAGGTGAGAGTCGTCTATCAGGGAGAGCTGACGCCAGGCCGGTATCTGCGGGCGCAGATTCCCATGCCTGACAGAGGCCTGAGTGGCAAGGTAAAGATTGCCGCCACTTTTACATACGCAACACTCACCGATCCCCAAGATCCAGGCAATTACACACGGAGTGGGCTGGTTGTGACATTTCGTCCCCATGATCAAAAATTCGCCAAGGACGACGCCTTGGACCCTCAGTCAAAACCGTTCTTCAAAAAGACCGCCTTTGACACAGAGGGGACGCTACGCGGAGACGCCCAAAAATGGGAGACAGTTTTGAACCGTGAACAAGGCTTCATGGCCAAGTCGCTTAGAAACCCGGTCTTCGACATCCACTACAATGCCCGCACCAATGGGGGCCAGGCCATCGGTGCTGAGCGAATCCGATACGCCCTAGTCGTAACGGTAACGTCACCTCGTACTCCGGATCTCTACGATCAAGTCGTCCGCACATATGCGGGCCGGCTCGAGGCCTTACGTCCGGTAATTGAATTGCCCATCCAGATATAG
- a CDS encoding ISAau1, transposase orfA (identified by match to protein family HMM PF01527), whose product MARRHTPEQVIAKVRQGQKMLNEGRPLIEVVKELQVTEATWYRWLNQYGSEKNAEATKRTKELEKENARLKRLLAEKELAIDILNEVAKGKF is encoded by the coding sequence ATGGCACGTAGGCATACCCCCGAGCAGGTCATCGCGAAGGTCCGGCAGGGCCAGAAAATGCTCAATGAAGGACGGCCCCTCATCGAGGTCGTCAAGGAACTGCAGGTCACCGAGGCGACCTGGTACCGGTGGCTGAACCAGTACGGGTCCGAGAAGAACGCCGAGGCGACGAAACGGACCAAGGAGCTCGAGAAGGAGAACGCGAGGCTCAAGCGGCTGCTGGCCGAGAAAGAGCTAGCCATCGACATCCTGAACGAGGTGGCCAAGGGAAAATTCTGA
- a CDS encoding Aromatic-ring hydroxylating dioxygenase alpha-subunit (identified by similarity to GB:AAD20006.1; match to protein family HMM PF00355; match to protein family HMM PF00848): MSTEALPQELPAWENTLTRVPYWIFQRTDVYDLEQEKIFRGPNWNYLCLESELSTSGSYCSTFVGNTPVIVTRDRDGELYAFENRCAHRGALLALDKRGEAKDFTCVYHAWTYNLQGDLTGVAFKDGVRGEGGMPANFCLEAHGPRKLRIETIAGLVFGTFSEDTPDLEDYLGDEVADRIKRVLNDRNPVILGRFTQAIPNNWKLYMENVKDSYHASILHLFFTTFELNKLSQRGGIIVSEDGGCHVSYSEIDRTSSADTIYADQQIRSDSEYRLADETILEGFKEFDDDITLQILSVYPGFVLQQIQNSIAVRQVLPVNVERTNLNWTYLGFDSDTAAQRKIRMKQSNLVGPGGYVSMEDGCVGGFVQRGIAGAPDQSAVVEMGGSDTSSSDVRITEASIRAFWMKYRNQMGLDDWEQSEEN, from the coding sequence ATGAGCACTGAAGCATTGCCTCAAGAACTCCCAGCCTGGGAGAACACGCTGACCCGTGTTCCTTATTGGATCTTCCAAAGAACCGACGTCTACGACCTCGAACAGGAAAAGATCTTCCGCGGCCCGAACTGGAACTACCTGTGTCTGGAGTCGGAACTGTCCACTTCCGGCAGCTACTGCTCCACGTTTGTCGGGAACACCCCCGTCATCGTTACCCGAGACCGGGACGGTGAGCTTTACGCCTTTGAAAACCGATGCGCACACCGAGGGGCTCTTCTTGCCCTGGACAAGCGTGGCGAGGCAAAAGACTTCACCTGCGTTTACCACGCTTGGACGTACAACCTGCAGGGCGACCTGACTGGCGTTGCGTTCAAGGACGGAGTCCGGGGAGAGGGCGGAATGCCCGCGAATTTCTGCCTCGAAGCGCACGGACCTCGTAAGCTTCGAATCGAAACTATCGCCGGCCTGGTGTTTGGAACGTTTTCCGAAGACACACCCGACCTGGAAGATTACCTCGGCGATGAAGTTGCGGACAGAATAAAACGGGTTTTGAATGACAGGAATCCGGTTATCTTGGGGCGCTTTACGCAAGCAATCCCCAACAACTGGAAGCTCTACATGGAAAATGTCAAGGACTCATACCACGCCTCGATTCTTCACCTCTTCTTCACAACTTTTGAGCTCAACAAGCTGTCACAGCGTGGGGGAATCATCGTGTCTGAAGATGGCGGATGCCATGTGAGCTACTCCGAAATTGACCGCACCTCAAGTGCGGACACCATCTACGCCGACCAGCAAATCAGATCAGACAGTGAATACCGATTGGCCGATGAGACGATCCTGGAGGGTTTCAAGGAATTCGATGACGACATAACCCTTCAGATCCTGTCCGTCTACCCAGGTTTCGTCCTCCAGCAGATCCAGAATTCGATCGCTGTTCGTCAAGTGCTACCAGTCAATGTCGAGAGAACGAATTTGAACTGGACATATCTCGGTTTCGATTCTGATACGGCGGCACAGCGGAAAATCAGAATGAAGCAGTCCAACCTCGTAGGGCCAGGCGGTTACGTCTCCATGGAAGACGGTTGCGTCGGCGGCTTCGTACAGCGGGGAATCGCAGGTGCTCCGGATCAGTCGGCCGTTGTCGAGATGGGCGGCTCCGACACTAGCTCAAGTGACGTCCGCATTACCGAAGCCTCAATCAGGGCCTTCTGGATGAAATATAGAAACCAGATGGGTCTCGACGACTGGGAACAGAGCGAGGAAAACTGA
- a CDS encoding hypothetical protein (identified by Glimmer2; putative): MFATVNLETAYQAWTDGKTLAEVSIKLGAVGRGWLVLVVLAVVYICLVALGKYIEDRRDRSLLNSSILGNQFAAITNRLASEIELPASERRTERKPLVGKILQALVDGRGGVRDARAVFYTYDDSKPELKVFDYAGQRNPSGPFEAGTARGDAAIEFVTQSPTDAVELIRECKKETREGWKGSGQGYDTYISAVVATTEGPIGMLSLDAPHAGSLTGADKRYVRLAASLLAITFTPRRIVGPDK, encoded by the coding sequence GTGTTCGCGACCGTAAATCTGGAGACGGCCTATCAGGCTTGGACCGATGGCAAGACATTGGCAGAAGTTAGCATCAAACTGGGCGCTGTCGGTCGCGGTTGGCTGGTGTTGGTGGTGCTGGCGGTCGTCTACATCTGCCTAGTCGCTCTGGGTAAATACATCGAAGACCGCAGGGACAGAAGTCTCCTGAATAGCAGCATCCTCGGCAATCAATTCGCCGCAATCACCAATCGTCTTGCCTCCGAAATCGAACTACCGGCCTCGGAACGACGAACAGAACGCAAGCCGCTTGTTGGCAAGATCCTACAAGCCCTCGTCGACGGGCGAGGCGGTGTGCGAGACGCACGCGCAGTTTTCTACACCTATGACGATTCAAAACCCGAACTAAAAGTGTTCGACTATGCGGGACAACGAAATCCAAGTGGTCCGTTCGAAGCTGGAACCGCCAGAGGTGATGCGGCAATTGAATTTGTGACACAAAGCCCCACCGATGCCGTCGAGTTGATTCGAGAATGCAAAAAAGAAACCCGCGAGGGCTGGAAAGGTAGCGGCCAAGGGTACGACACATACATCTCTGCTGTTGTAGCGACAACAGAAGGTCCTATAGGGATGCTGTCTTTGGACGCGCCACACGCGGGATCCTTAACTGGCGCAGACAAGAGATACGTTAGGTTGGCAGCGAGCTTGCTAGCTATTACCTTCACTCCCCGGCGAATTGTCGGACCGGACAAGTAA
- a CDS encoding putative extracellular solute-binding protein yields MKIRPLRVLSVAGAITLLTACGAESGAEPVSSGSGSDKITVGVIPISSNAPIYLGQQEGFFEEEGLELEIQNTVGGAAAVPAVVSGNFDFADSNIVSLLVAADQGLDLEIVAPGSASSGDPNKDATAVIVPKESPISTPADLSGKTISVNTLSNIGDTTISAVVEEDGGDPSTIDFVEVPFPEAEAALESGNVDAAWVAEPFLTSALKSGSRAVTYNYADFDPATPIEAYFTTSKFAEENPDIVERFTRAMHKSHEFASSNPDAVREIVGTYTKIDAGLRAEMTLNKYPTEFNEEILQKLADAALKYGTLQNKIDVSTLIQE; encoded by the coding sequence ATGAAAATCCGACCATTACGTGTTCTGTCCGTTGCCGGAGCAATTACACTGCTGACCGCCTGTGGGGCTGAATCCGGAGCAGAACCTGTTTCGAGCGGGAGCGGGTCGGACAAAATAACTGTCGGCGTAATCCCGATTTCCAGCAACGCGCCCATTTACTTGGGACAGCAAGAGGGTTTTTTTGAGGAAGAGGGTCTGGAACTAGAAATCCAGAACACAGTAGGTGGAGCAGCAGCCGTGCCGGCAGTAGTATCGGGAAACTTTGATTTCGCGGACAGCAATATCGTTTCTCTTCTGGTTGCAGCAGACCAGGGCTTGGACCTAGAAATCGTAGCACCGGGTTCGGCCAGCAGCGGAGATCCGAATAAAGACGCCACCGCCGTCATCGTTCCGAAAGAATCGCCTATTTCCACCCCGGCAGATCTATCAGGAAAAACAATTTCGGTGAATACACTGAGCAATATCGGTGACACCACAATCAGCGCCGTTGTCGAAGAAGACGGGGGCGATCCATCAACCATCGACTTCGTGGAAGTCCCTTTTCCTGAAGCTGAGGCCGCCTTGGAGAGCGGCAACGTTGACGCTGCCTGGGTGGCAGAACCCTTTCTTACGTCAGCACTAAAGAGCGGCAGCCGAGCTGTCACTTATAACTATGCCGACTTCGATCCCGCTACGCCCATTGAAGCGTATTTCACAACCTCCAAATTTGCAGAAGAGAATCCGGATATTGTTGAGCGTTTCACTCGGGCCATGCATAAATCGCACGAGTTTGCTAGTTCGAATCCAGATGCTGTCAGGGAAATTGTCGGGACCTACACCAAGATCGATGCCGGGCTACGAGCAGAAATGACGCTGAATAAGTATCCCACGGAGTTTAACGAAGAAATTCTGCAGAAACTCGCCGACGCCGCCCTTAAGTACGGTACTTTGCAAAACAAAATCGACGTCTCCACGCTTATTCAAGAGTGA
- a CDS encoding PcaR transcriptional regulator, IclR family (identified by match to protein family HMM PF01614), producing the protein MAGLAKGLAILEGFDKSRPRMTISQAAEFADVSPAAARRCLLTLLDAGYVSHDGKYFQPTPRMVRLGRAYLGTSPLALHAQTYLDQARDVLDEAVSLAVWDEGQCLFVARAGASQIVSTDIAVGVRLPAHASATGRALLSALKEEEEIRSFFQRYPPVQLTPSTITDVDALTHIVQRAGELGYATSAEELELGMHSLAVPVADSRGACVATISVSAFTGRIGIDELVDKALPILRLAAEGLGKTL; encoded by the coding sequence ATGGCGGGGCTGGCCAAAGGGCTTGCAATTCTGGAGGGTTTCGACAAGTCCCGGCCCAGGATGACAATTTCCCAGGCTGCTGAGTTTGCAGATGTGTCTCCGGCAGCCGCTCGGCGTTGCCTGCTGACCCTTTTGGATGCCGGCTACGTCTCCCATGACGGAAAATACTTTCAACCCACTCCCCGAATGGTTCGACTGGGCAGAGCGTATCTGGGCACGTCGCCGTTGGCGTTGCACGCTCAGACGTACCTTGACCAAGCGCGGGATGTACTTGATGAGGCGGTCTCCCTCGCAGTTTGGGATGAGGGGCAGTGCCTTTTCGTGGCACGGGCCGGCGCCTCGCAAATCGTGTCCACAGATATCGCTGTTGGTGTGCGTCTACCTGCCCATGCTTCCGCAACTGGACGTGCGCTGCTATCTGCGCTAAAAGAAGAAGAAGAGATCAGGAGTTTTTTTCAGCGTTATCCGCCCGTTCAATTAACTCCTTCTACAATCACTGATGTAGACGCGCTAACCCACATTGTTCAGCGTGCTGGAGAGCTGGGCTATGCCACCAGCGCCGAGGAGTTGGAACTGGGCATGCACTCGCTGGCCGTCCCCGTTGCGGATTCACGGGGTGCTTGCGTTGCGACCATAAGCGTTAGCGCGTTCACCGGCCGTATCGGTATCGACGAGCTCGTGGACAAGGCGCTGCCCATACTAAGGCTGGCGGCGGAAGGACTTGGTAAGACCCTATAA
- a CDS encoding hypothetical protein (identified by Glimmer2; putative), whose protein sequence is MVELTYWRRFYALGALRAYGPENRQVQSRICCRHGPSAGQCFGHRWQAAGATAGLLMRMSAAMIDRELASDRA, encoded by the coding sequence TTGGTTGAACTGACCTATTGGCGCCGCTTCTATGCCCTGGGTGCACTAAGAGCCTATGGTCCTGAAAATCGTCAGGTCCAGAGCCGTATCTGCTGCCGCCATGGACCAAGTGCTGGGCAGTGCTTTGGGCACCGGTGGCAAGCAGCTGGGGCCACGGCCGGCCTGCTGATGCGGATGAGCGCAGCGATGATCGACCGCGAACTGGCCAGCGACCGGGCGTAA
- a CDS encoding ISAau1, transposase orfB (identified by match to protein family HMM PF00665), which produces MAMEKFGASERFACKVLGQNRSALRKKKPEMSFEETRLRADLRAVAQKHPAWGWKKARWHLRAQPQWQDVALNKKRVRRLWRDEGLVCKPKPKKKRRTGPDAGEQKRLKAEYPMHVISFDFQSDVTSCGRHIRFFNVIDECTRTALAIVPRRSFKASDVVAVLENIIAETGIEPAYVRCDNGPEFTAAALIEWCSTAGVKTAFIDPGSPWQNGFIESFNAQFRREQLSGEIIDTMAEAKYLADEWKDIYNHERPHGSLDGMTPSNYWNQWTADHQSAIA; this is translated from the coding sequence ATGGCGATGGAGAAGTTCGGGGCGTCGGAACGCTTTGCCTGCAAAGTGCTGGGGCAGAACCGCTCCGCCCTGCGCAAGAAGAAACCCGAAATGAGTTTCGAGGAAACACGGCTGCGCGCTGACCTGCGGGCAGTCGCGCAGAAACACCCGGCGTGGGGCTGGAAGAAGGCCCGCTGGCACCTGCGTGCCCAGCCGCAGTGGCAGGACGTGGCGCTGAACAAGAAGCGGGTACGCCGGCTCTGGCGCGACGAGGGACTGGTTTGTAAACCCAAGCCGAAGAAGAAGCGCCGGACCGGCCCGGACGCCGGGGAACAGAAGCGCCTGAAAGCCGAATACCCGATGCACGTGATCAGCTTCGACTTCCAGTCCGACGTCACCTCCTGCGGGCGCCACATCCGCTTCTTCAACGTCATCGACGAATGCACCCGCACGGCGCTGGCGATCGTGCCGCGGCGCTCGTTCAAGGCTTCCGACGTGGTCGCCGTGCTGGAGAACATCATCGCCGAAACCGGTATCGAACCGGCGTACGTGCGCTGCGACAACGGACCGGAATTCACCGCCGCCGCACTGATCGAATGGTGCAGCACAGCCGGTGTGAAGACCGCGTTCATCGACCCGGGATCGCCCTGGCAGAACGGGTTCATCGAATCATTCAACGCCCAATTCAGAAGGGAACAACTCTCCGGAGAAATCATCGACACCATGGCCGAAGCAAAGTACTTGGCCGACGAATGGAAAGACATCTACAATCATGAACGGCCCCACGGATCCCTGGATGGAATGACACCATCCAACTACTGGAATCAGTGGACCGCAGACCACCAATCAGCTATCGCATAG
- a CDS encoding hypothetical protein (identified by Glimmer2; putative), which produces MRLLHRRAQRRDALWGPTVLDGRYRPQARSPGRDSFEKGGALPTGYCADSVTDLEVHLTDLEIKAIEATHASDACRLMSNGYRSHDPPVEKLGLFISQE; this is translated from the coding sequence ATGCGGCTATTGCATAGAAGGGCGCAGCGCCGAGATGCATTATGGGGGCCGACCGTACTAGATGGGCGGTATCGTCCTCAAGCACGGAGCCCGGGCAGGGATAGTTTCGAAAAAGGAGGTGCCCTGCCTACGGGCTACTGCGCGGACTCGGTCACCGACCTCGAGGTGCACCTGACAGACTTGGAAATCAAAGCCATAGAAGCCACGCACGCCTCCGATGCCTGCCGGCTAATGAGCAACGGTTATCGATCGCATGATCCACCCGTAGAAAAGCTGGGGCTTTTTATTTCTCAGGAGTGA